From the Ruania alkalisoli genome, one window contains:
- a CDS encoding HsdM family class I SAM-dependent methyltransferase yields the protein MSDARRLVDKIWSYAHVLRDDGIGVIEYTEQLTYLLFLKMAHERATRKLNPEQIVPEAYSWQRLLDAEGAALETEYTLTLQGLGRQPGTLGTIFRKAQNRVQDPAKLKRLIHDLIDKEQWSSAGTDVNGDAYESLLAKGASDKGSGAGQYFTPRSVIAAIVECVQPSVADSVVDPACGTGGFLLGAHEYASRGAESMTPPEREHLRNGFAHGTELVDGTARLAAMNLLLHGIGEANGESLIDVRDSLAADPGRRWSVVLANPPFGTKSSLTMVGADGREATDDRAVERQDFVVTTSNKQLNFLQHIMTILEINGRAAVVMPDNVLFEGGAGETLRRRLLNDFDLHTLLRLPTGLFYAQGVKANVLFFDKRPASETPWTSKLWVYDLRTNQHFTLKQNPLTRKHLDDFVESYGSGKAHDERVESERFKAFAYDELLARDKVNLDIRWLRDESLEDFDNLPAPEIVAREIVEDLTAALEQFAAVAAALERPDPDRAV from the coding sequence GTGTCTGACGCTCGTCGCCTGGTCGACAAGATCTGGTCCTACGCGCACGTCCTGCGCGACGATGGCATTGGAGTCATCGAGTATACTGAGCAGTTGACGTACTTGCTCTTCCTGAAAATGGCACACGAGCGCGCGACGCGAAAGCTTAACCCCGAGCAGATCGTGCCCGAGGCGTACTCCTGGCAGCGCCTGTTGGATGCCGAGGGTGCCGCGCTGGAGACCGAGTACACCCTGACCCTTCAGGGCTTGGGCCGGCAGCCGGGCACGTTGGGAACGATCTTTCGCAAGGCGCAGAACCGGGTCCAAGACCCGGCGAAGCTCAAGCGACTCATCCACGACCTCATCGACAAGGAGCAGTGGTCGTCCGCTGGAACGGACGTCAACGGTGACGCCTACGAGTCGCTGCTGGCCAAGGGCGCCTCGGACAAGGGGTCGGGCGCGGGCCAGTACTTCACGCCACGTTCCGTGATCGCTGCCATTGTCGAATGCGTCCAACCGAGCGTCGCTGACTCGGTCGTTGACCCGGCATGCGGGACCGGCGGTTTCCTCCTCGGTGCTCATGAGTACGCGTCTCGCGGGGCTGAGTCGATGACCCCGCCAGAGCGTGAGCACCTGCGCAATGGCTTCGCGCACGGCACAGAGCTCGTCGACGGGACTGCACGCCTCGCGGCAATGAACCTCCTGCTACATGGCATCGGTGAAGCAAACGGTGAGTCGCTGATCGACGTCAGGGACTCCCTGGCCGCAGACCCTGGCCGCCGCTGGTCGGTGGTGCTGGCGAACCCGCCATTCGGTACTAAATCGTCGCTCACGATGGTCGGTGCTGACGGTCGAGAGGCCACAGACGACAGGGCCGTGGAGCGGCAGGATTTCGTCGTGACAACGTCAAATAAGCAACTCAACTTCCTGCAGCACATCATGACCATCCTGGAGATCAACGGCCGTGCCGCCGTCGTCATGCCGGACAATGTGCTGTTTGAGGGTGGCGCAGGCGAGACGTTGCGCCGCCGCCTACTGAATGATTTCGACCTGCACACGCTGTTGCGCCTGCCGACCGGGCTCTTCTACGCCCAGGGCGTCAAGGCGAACGTGCTGTTTTTTGACAAGCGGCCGGCGTCCGAGACGCCATGGACGTCGAAGTTGTGGGTGTACGATCTACGCACAAACCAGCACTTCACGCTGAAACAGAACCCATTGACTCGTAAGCACTTGGACGACTTCGTCGAGTCATACGGCTCTGGCAAGGCGCACGACGAGCGCGTCGAGTCTGAGCGCTTCAAGGCGTTTGCCTACGACGAACTACTGGCCCGTGACAAGGTCAACCTCGACATCAGGTGGCTGCGCGACGAGTCCCTCGAAGACTTCGACAACCTTCCTGCGCCCGAGATCGTCGCCCGCGAGATCGTCGAGGACCTGACCGCGGCGCTCGAGCAATTCGCCGCCGTTGCCGCGGCCCTTGAGCGGCCGGACCCTGACAGGGCGGTCTGA
- a CDS encoding DEAD/DEAH box helicase family protein has protein sequence MASNDKQLPAEAWARVKIDAQLTAAGWAVQDGKALNLFAGEGVAVREQVMAPDHGRVDYLLYVDRRVVGVIEAKPEGTTLSGVEWQSAMYATGLPEGHRKRAREIDGRLPFVFEASGSETHFTNGFDPDPRARAVFHFPKPSALARALREADANPAAPTWRGKVRALPELDVERLRPAQIKAISGTEQSLVEQRFDRSLIQMATGAGKTFTAVTLAYRLLKYGGFSKILFLVDRNNLADQTLAEFQNYTTPDDGRRFSEIYNVDKLTGAGMLGSSNVVISTIQRVFKVLNGNEVLGSDDPQLDDWKPDSPVQATYSSGMPPETFDLVIVDEAHRSIYGVWRSVVEYFDAHVVGLTATPGRQTFAFFRQNLVSSYTYQESVADQVNVDFDIYRIRTKVTEEGGTLPAGIFVPKVDKRTRVQRIEQIDEDVDYTPRQLDRAVTNPNQIRLVLETFRDRLFTEVFPGRSAVPKTLIFAKDDSHAEQIVTLVRQVFGKGNEFAAKITYAANDPKGQLQAFRTSPKLRIAVTVDMIATGTDVKPLECVFFLRDVKTAQYFEQMKGRGARTIATADFQAVTPDPAAKEKTRFVIVDGVGVTEHDFVEPPLNRRKSVSLVQLLKKAANLTITEDEVATLASRLSALELQLTPDERAEIDKVAGGSLKQVVRGLVDAVDADKQAAALDDAGGEDADPAQVIENIIEAAIEPLAANPDLRTRIMELRRTHDQIIDDYNADELVDAYGVVDPERAKSVVEDWAKYLNEHRDEITAIQVMDEAKSRRVSFEAIKELADRIARPPYNWTPDIVWAAYEQVDVGRVRHRDKPRLTDVVSLVRYTLGADSELIPFADAVAERYIGWLLAQEQAGAQFTDTQRWWLDRMVDVISNSAGITADDLEQAPFDEKGGIGGALRDLGDDAGALLDQLNEELTA, from the coding sequence ATGGCCAGCAACGATAAGCAACTTCCCGCAGAGGCGTGGGCACGCGTGAAGATCGATGCCCAGTTGACGGCTGCGGGCTGGGCTGTGCAGGACGGCAAGGCCTTGAACCTCTTCGCTGGCGAGGGTGTCGCGGTCCGCGAGCAGGTGATGGCACCCGACCACGGTCGCGTGGACTACCTACTGTACGTGGACCGCAGGGTCGTTGGCGTCATCGAGGCGAAACCCGAGGGCACCACGCTGTCGGGTGTCGAGTGGCAGTCCGCGATGTATGCCACCGGCTTGCCAGAGGGGCATCGCAAGCGTGCCCGGGAGATCGACGGGCGGCTGCCGTTTGTCTTCGAGGCCTCGGGCTCGGAGACGCACTTCACCAACGGGTTCGACCCGGACCCACGAGCACGAGCGGTCTTCCACTTCCCGAAGCCGTCAGCACTTGCCCGCGCCCTGCGCGAGGCGGATGCGAACCCGGCTGCCCCGACCTGGCGGGGCAAGGTGCGCGCACTTCCCGAACTGGACGTGGAACGGCTGCGGCCAGCGCAGATCAAGGCTATTAGCGGCACCGAGCAATCGCTCGTCGAGCAGCGGTTCGATCGCTCGCTGATCCAGATGGCCACGGGTGCCGGCAAGACGTTTACCGCGGTGACGCTCGCGTATCGGCTGCTGAAGTACGGCGGCTTCTCCAAGATTCTGTTCCTAGTGGACCGCAACAACCTCGCCGACCAGACCCTGGCGGAGTTCCAGAACTACACCACCCCTGACGACGGGCGCCGCTTCTCCGAGATCTACAATGTCGACAAGCTCACGGGCGCGGGCATGCTCGGCTCGTCGAACGTCGTGATCTCGACGATCCAGCGGGTTTTTAAGGTCCTGAATGGGAACGAGGTCCTCGGTTCGGACGACCCGCAGCTCGACGACTGGAAGCCTGACTCCCCGGTACAGGCGACGTACAGCTCCGGCATGCCGCCGGAAACGTTCGATCTGGTTATCGTCGACGAGGCACACCGGTCAATCTACGGGGTGTGGCGCAGCGTCGTGGAGTACTTCGACGCTCACGTCGTCGGGCTGACCGCCACGCCGGGTAGACAGACGTTCGCCTTCTTCCGTCAGAATCTGGTCTCGTCGTACACGTACCAGGAATCGGTCGCCGACCAGGTCAACGTCGACTTCGACATCTACCGCATCAGGACAAAGGTCACCGAGGAAGGCGGCACTCTGCCCGCAGGGATCTTCGTCCCCAAAGTCGACAAGCGCACCCGCGTGCAGCGCATCGAGCAGATCGACGAGGACGTCGACTATACGCCCAGGCAGCTCGACCGCGCCGTGACGAACCCCAACCAGATCCGTCTGGTCCTGGAAACGTTCCGCGACCGGCTGTTTACCGAAGTCTTCCCGGGCCGCTCGGCAGTGCCGAAGACGCTGATCTTCGCCAAAGACGACTCGCACGCCGAGCAGATCGTGACCCTGGTGCGGCAGGTGTTCGGCAAGGGCAACGAGTTCGCCGCGAAGATCACCTACGCCGCCAACGACCCTAAGGGCCAACTCCAGGCGTTTCGCACCTCCCCGAAGCTGCGCATCGCGGTTACCGTCGACATGATCGCGACCGGCACGGACGTCAAGCCGCTAGAATGCGTGTTCTTCCTGAGGGACGTCAAGACGGCTCAGTACTTCGAGCAGATGAAGGGCCGCGGCGCTCGCACCATCGCGACCGCGGACTTCCAGGCCGTCACCCCGGATCCGGCCGCCAAGGAGAAGACTCGCTTCGTGATCGTCGACGGCGTGGGCGTGACTGAGCACGACTTCGTCGAGCCGCCTCTGAACCGGCGGAAGTCCGTTTCGCTCGTGCAGCTATTGAAGAAGGCAGCGAACCTGACAATCACCGAGGACGAGGTCGCCACCCTCGCCTCGCGCCTGTCCGCGCTTGAGCTGCAACTCACTCCGGATGAGCGAGCCGAGATCGACAAGGTCGCTGGCGGGTCTCTCAAGCAGGTCGTCCGCGGCCTGGTCGACGCCGTCGACGCCGACAAGCAGGCCGCCGCCCTCGACGATGCCGGCGGCGAAGACGCCGATCCAGCCCAGGTCATCGAGAACATCATCGAGGCGGCGATCGAACCGTTGGCAGCAAACCCGGACCTGCGGACCCGCATCATGGAACTGCGCCGTACCCACGACCAGATCATAGACGACTATAACGCCGACGAATTGGTCGATGCCTATGGTGTCGTCGATCCCGAGCGCGCCAAGTCGGTCGTTGAGGACTGGGCGAAGTATCTGAACGAGCACCGCGACGAGATCACCGCTATCCAGGTCATGGACGAGGCCAAGTCCCGCCGGGTCTCGTTCGAAGCGATCAAAGAGCTCGCCGACCGCATCGCCCGGCCCCCGTACAACTGGACTCCGGACATTGTCTGGGCTGCGTACGAGCAGGTCGATGTAGGTCGTGTACGTCACCGCGACAAGCCCCGTCTCACGGACGTCGTGTCCCTGGTGCGATATACGCTCGGCGCAGACTCTGAACTGATCCCGTTCGCCGACGCAGTCGCTGAACGATACATAGGCTGGCTTCTCGCCCAGGAACAGGCCGGGGCCCAGTTCACCGACACGCAAAGGTGGTGGCTCGACCGCATGGTCGACGTGATCTCAAACTCCGCAGGCATTACTGCCGACGACCTTGAACAGGCGCCCTTCGACGAGAAGGGTGGTATCGGCGGCGCTCTCCGCGACCTCGGCGACGACGCCGGTGCTCTGCTCGATCAGCTCAACGAGGAGCTTACCGCGTGA
- a CDS encoding Ltp family lipoprotein: protein MTFAFDRVEPDGDEQAAAMTEQYLDYSSFSRQGLLDQLLFEGFTREQAEHGVAEVGH from the coding sequence GTGACCTTTGCCTTCGATCGCGTCGAGCCCGACGGGGACGAGCAAGCTGCAGCGATGACTGAGCAGTACTTGGACTATTCGTCCTTCTCACGGCAAGGCCTGTTGGATCAGTTGCTGTTCGAAGGGTTCACGCGCGAGCAAGCCGAGCACGGCGTCGCTGAAGTGGGTCACTGA
- a CDS encoding HpcH/HpaI aldolase/citrate lyase family protein encodes MLTSLYVPGDRPDRVAKALASGADCVIVDLEDAVAPSHKQLARESLADARARVGAGHVGDGRSGSGLPNVQVRMNARGSAWHQDDLAAVGELNEDIGVRLPKVNGPDDVAAIQAALPGRAVHALIETAIGIERAFEIASAGVATVTLGEADLRAELGLAAGEAGEPGLAWVRSRLVVAAAAAGLPAPQMSVWADVKDTDGLARSCAVGKALGLVGRSAIHPAQLPVIRDAFRPTEAEIARAQEIVDRVGSAGADGAGTVVLDDGTFLDVAMLGAALQLLERSDR; translated from the coding sequence ATGCTGACCTCGCTCTACGTCCCCGGCGACCGGCCCGACCGCGTGGCCAAGGCACTCGCCTCCGGTGCGGACTGCGTGATCGTCGACCTCGAGGACGCAGTCGCCCCCTCACACAAGCAGCTGGCACGGGAATCCTTGGCAGATGCACGTGCCCGGGTGGGTGCTGGTCATGTTGGTGACGGCCGGTCTGGTTCGGGCCTCCCGAACGTTCAGGTCCGGATGAATGCCCGCGGCTCGGCCTGGCACCAGGACGACCTGGCCGCGGTGGGGGAGTTGAACGAGGACATCGGCGTCCGCCTGCCGAAGGTCAACGGCCCCGATGACGTCGCGGCTATCCAGGCGGCACTGCCCGGTCGTGCCGTGCACGCCCTGATCGAGACCGCGATCGGCATCGAGCGAGCGTTCGAGATCGCCAGCGCCGGCGTAGCGACGGTGACCCTGGGCGAGGCCGACCTGCGTGCGGAGTTGGGTCTGGCAGCTGGCGAGGCGGGGGAGCCCGGATTGGCCTGGGTGCGCTCACGGCTCGTCGTCGCCGCCGCGGCTGCCGGACTCCCGGCCCCCCAGATGAGCGTGTGGGCCGACGTGAAGGACACGGACGGCCTGGCCCGCAGTTGCGCGGTGGGCAAGGCGCTCGGGTTGGTGGGACGTTCCGCGATCCACCCAGCGCAACTGCCCGTGATCCGCGATGCCTTCCGGCCCACGGAAGCAGAGATCGCCCGGGCTCAGGAGATTGTCGACCGCGTCGGCTCCGCGGGGGCCGACGGCGCCGGAACAGTGGTACTCGACGACGGAACGTTCCTGGACGTCGCGATGCTCGGCGCCGCCCTGCAACTGCTCGAACGCTCCGATCGCTGA
- a CDS encoding CaiB/BaiF CoA transferase family protein codes for MGTPLDDLLVVDASTLFAGPMAAMHLGDMGARVIKVEHPQRPDPSRGHGPAKDGENLWWKTLGRNKETVTLDLHTAGGVEAFLRLAERADVVIENFRPGTLEKWGLGYEQLSAKNPGLVLARVTGFGQKGPYRSRPGFGTLAEAMSGFAAMTGEPDGPPTLPPFGLADGVASLTTAYAVMTALHHRARTGAGQELDIAIIEPILAMLGPQITRWDQLGTVQPRTGNRSANNAPRNAYLTADAKWVAVSTSAQSIAERVMELVGRPELTREEWFATGAGRARHADELDEAVGAWIAERSRDEVVAEFERVHAAVAPIYDAGDIMADPHFQALGTIHGIEDPVLGDMKMQGPLFRMSGADSRIAWTGRTPGADTEALLGELDFSDEEIHTMREDGAC; via the coding sequence ATGGGCACTCCGCTCGATGACCTGCTGGTGGTGGACGCCTCCACCCTGTTCGCCGGCCCGATGGCGGCGATGCACCTGGGCGACATGGGCGCCCGGGTGATCAAGGTGGAGCACCCTCAGCGCCCCGATCCCTCGCGCGGGCACGGCCCGGCCAAGGACGGGGAGAACCTGTGGTGGAAGACCCTGGGCAGGAATAAGGAGACGGTGACCCTCGATCTGCACACCGCCGGTGGGGTGGAGGCGTTCCTGCGCCTGGCCGAGCGGGCGGATGTGGTGATTGAGAACTTCCGCCCCGGCACCCTGGAGAAGTGGGGGCTGGGATATGAGCAGCTTTCGGCGAAGAACCCCGGGCTGGTGCTCGCCCGGGTGACCGGCTTCGGGCAGAAGGGGCCGTATCGGTCGCGGCCGGGGTTCGGCACGCTGGCGGAGGCGATGAGCGGGTTCGCGGCGATGACCGGCGAGCCGGACGGGCCGCCCACGCTGCCGCCGTTCGGGCTGGCCGATGGGGTCGCCTCGCTGACCACTGCCTATGCGGTGATGACGGCGCTGCATCATCGAGCCCGCACGGGTGCGGGCCAGGAGCTGGACATCGCGATCATCGAGCCGATCCTGGCGATGCTGGGCCCGCAGATCACCCGCTGGGATCAGCTCGGCACGGTGCAGCCGCGGACCGGAAATCGGTCGGCGAACAACGCCCCGCGCAATGCGTATCTGACCGCGGACGCGAAATGGGTCGCGGTGAGCACAAGCGCTCAGTCGATCGCCGAACGGGTGATGGAGCTGGTCGGCCGGCCCGAACTGACCCGCGAGGAGTGGTTCGCCACCGGCGCCGGACGTGCACGACATGCCGACGAACTGGACGAGGCCGTGGGCGCATGGATCGCCGAGCGCTCCCGCGATGAGGTGGTGGCCGAGTTCGAACGGGTGCACGCCGCGGTTGCGCCGATCTATGACGCCGGCGACATCATGGCCGACCCGCACTTCCAAGCGCTCGGCACGATTCACGGCATCGAAGACCCGGTACTCGGCGACATGAAGATGCAGGGTCCACTGTTCCGGATGTCGGGTGCGGACTCGCGCATCGCCTGGACAGGCCGTACTCCGGGCGCGGATACCGAGGCGCTGCTGGGGGAGCTTGATTTCTCGGACGAGGAGATCCACACCATGCGGGAGGACGGCGCATGCTGA
- a CDS encoding SUMF1/EgtB/PvdO family nonheme iron enzyme gives MSGGFDPLVPRPLDLPTEVPLTGDLTGGEVAEALDEAKILAAPGTQADPPDQATLDAWRKQLHAWRAGALARYGTPTRYDAPEAQWANRCFTVAQTWLWDELFFDFEAQVFTPERFLTDAQDRFGGLDGVVLWHAYPIIGIDERNQWDFHDVPGLAEAAATLHEHGVAVFVDYNPWDTGTRRTGNTDAEDLASVVRHLNADGVFLDTLKKADPEFVAAMEAARPGIGLEGESKLVTERVADHALSWAQWFADSEIPGVLRARWFERRHMQHHIRRWNRDHAAELRSAWLNGVGVMVWEVVFGVWVGWNERDAATLRRMLPVQRAMHRWITEGEWTPLAVCEPPVFASTFELDGVTLYTLVNTSDEDVTYTSGPGTWVTFDGPLQHGEAEVIVPAQGVAALVHLSDGAALPAEVADVHFEPPVRDSSFPHRRAVRLSAPSWTGPKAEAALVSALCADVVEVPAGEHVLTVRHRQRETGMYDGAPYVEEWKPLPPRLHDQRTLERVVQISDGVRVAAREVSAAEYVQFLEALGEAVDSGVDPAADHPATGVTFARARQFAAWAGGRLPTEDEWQLAATRYGFERRTPAEWNWTESEHSDGRTRFVMLKGGAEHKSEGSDWYVDGGVQSPEFALKFLLPGLGVDASPSIGFRVCWDGEN, from the coding sequence GCGGCGGCTTCGACCCCCTCGTCCCACGCCCCCTCGACCTGCCCACCGAGGTCCCGCTGACCGGCGACCTCACAGGTGGCGAAGTTGCCGAGGCGCTAGACGAGGCGAAGATCCTCGCCGCCCCCGGCACCCAGGCCGACCCACCCGACCAGGCCACGCTGGACGCTTGGCGCAAGCAGCTCCACGCCTGGCGCGCGGGCGCTCTTGCCCGGTACGGCACCCCCACCCGCTACGACGCCCCGGAAGCCCAGTGGGCGAACCGCTGCTTCACCGTGGCGCAGACCTGGCTGTGGGATGAGTTGTTCTTCGACTTCGAAGCCCAGGTCTTCACCCCGGAACGCTTCCTCACAGACGCCCAGGACCGCTTCGGCGGCCTCGACGGCGTCGTGCTCTGGCATGCCTACCCGATCATCGGCATCGACGAGCGCAACCAATGGGACTTCCACGACGTCCCGGGCCTGGCCGAGGCCGCCGCCACCCTGCATGAGCACGGGGTCGCGGTGTTCGTCGACTACAACCCGTGGGATACCGGCACCCGCCGCACCGGCAACACCGACGCCGAAGATCTCGCCAGCGTGGTTCGCCACCTGAACGCCGACGGCGTCTTCCTCGACACCCTGAAGAAGGCTGACCCGGAGTTCGTGGCCGCGATGGAGGCGGCGCGCCCGGGCATCGGCTTGGAGGGGGAGTCGAAGCTGGTGACCGAGCGGGTCGCCGACCACGCACTCTCCTGGGCGCAGTGGTTCGCCGACTCCGAGATCCCGGGGGTGCTGCGGGCGCGGTGGTTCGAGCGCCGGCACATGCAGCACCACATCCGCCGCTGGAACCGCGACCATGCCGCCGAGCTGCGCTCGGCGTGGCTGAACGGCGTCGGCGTGATGGTCTGGGAGGTCGTCTTCGGCGTCTGGGTCGGCTGGAACGAGCGCGACGCCGCCACCCTGCGCCGGATGCTGCCCGTACAGCGCGCCATGCACCGTTGGATCACCGAGGGCGAGTGGACCCCGCTGGCGGTGTGCGAGCCGCCAGTGTTCGCCTCGACGTTCGAGCTCGACGGCGTCACCCTCTACACGCTAGTCAACACCAGCGATGAGGACGTCACCTACACCTCCGGCCCCGGTACGTGGGTCACCTTCGACGGCCCGCTCCAGCACGGGGAGGCCGAGGTGATCGTGCCCGCCCAGGGCGTGGCAGCGCTGGTTCATCTCTCCGACGGCGCAGCACTACCCGCCGAGGTCGCCGACGTTCACTTTGAGCCGCCCGTTCGCGACTCCTCGTTCCCGCACCGCCGGGCGGTGCGGCTCAGCGCACCTTCCTGGACCGGCCCGAAGGCGGAGGCAGCGCTCGTTTCGGCCTTGTGTGCCGATGTAGTCGAGGTGCCCGCCGGGGAGCACGTGCTCACCGTCCGGCACCGCCAGCGCGAGACCGGTATGTACGACGGCGCCCCGTACGTGGAGGAGTGGAAGCCGCTGCCGCCGCGGTTGCACGATCAGCGCACGCTGGAGCGTGTTGTGCAGATTTCCGACGGCGTCCGTGTGGCTGCCCGGGAGGTTTCCGCGGCTGAGTACGTGCAGTTCCTCGAGGCTCTTGGCGAGGCAGTGGACTCTGGCGTCGATCCGGCTGCTGACCATCCGGCGACGGGCGTCACCTTCGCTCGCGCCCGCCAGTTCGCCGCGTGGGCCGGTGGCCGGTTGCCTACCGAGGACGAGTGGCAGTTGGCTGCGACTCGGTACGGGTTCGAGCGCCGCACGCCCGCGGAGTGGAATTGGACCGAGTCGGAGCACTCGGATGGGCGCACCCGGTTCGTGATGCTCAAGGGCGGCGCCGAGCACAAGAGTGAGGGCTCGGACTGGTACGTCGATGGGGGAGTGCAGTCCCCGGAGTTTGCGCTGAAGTTCCTGCTGCCGGGTCTGGGCGTGGACGCCTCGCCCTCGATCGGGTTCAGGGTCTGCTGGGACGGTGAGAACTGA